Proteins from a genomic interval of Phycisphaerae bacterium RAS1:
- the pilT_4 gene encoding Twitching mobility protein — translation MQPLPDSIYPLLEAMRQFQASDLHLKTSAPPAYRIAGKLQRAQMPSFEVNTGTIEKLMEPLIPKKRLDEYDRRGALDFAVTLPDGERFRINILRSCQQMHAAIRRVKNVIPRFEDIHLPPIYETVAAHTHEGLVIVCGVTGCGKSTTLAAMIDHINETRYDNIISIEDPIEYVFKPKKSVVSQREIGLDVDHFNDALRSAVRQDPDVIFIGEMRDKETMLAALQAAETGHLVFCTMHTADTMQSLTRILEFFPIEQHEFIRSSLANGLRAIMAQRLLPAVDPKMLRVPATEVLLGEGIVKEKIRNGEDTDLPEVIAGNREIGMRSFNHSLAELVENNMVFTDIAMEYAPNKEQLIGSLRGIKTSSQSMVHRIKKAGNV, via the coding sequence ATGCAACCGCTCCCCGATTCGATCTATCCGCTGCTCGAGGCCATGAGGCAGTTTCAGGCCAGCGACCTGCACCTCAAGACCAGCGCCCCGCCCGCCTACCGCATCGCCGGCAAGCTCCAGCGGGCGCAGATGCCCAGCTTCGAGGTCAATACCGGAACGATCGAGAAGCTGATGGAGCCGCTGATTCCCAAGAAGCGGCTCGACGAGTATGACCGGCGCGGCGCGCTGGACTTTGCGGTGACGCTGCCCGACGGTGAGCGCTTCCGCATCAATATCCTGCGCTCCTGCCAGCAGATGCATGCCGCCATCCGCCGCGTGAAGAACGTCATCCCGAGGTTCGAGGATATTCACCTTCCGCCGATCTACGAGACGGTCGCCGCGCATACGCACGAGGGGCTGGTGATCGTCTGCGGCGTGACCGGCTGCGGCAAGAGCACGACGCTCGCGGCGATGATCGACCACATCAACGAGACGCGCTACGACAACATCATCAGCATCGAAGACCCGATCGAGTACGTCTTCAAGCCCAAGAAAAGCGTCGTGAGCCAACGCGAGATCGGCCTGGACGTGGACCATTTCAACGACGCCTTGCGATCGGCCGTGCGGCAGGACCCGGACGTGATTTTCATCGGCGAGATGCGCGACAAGGAGACCATGCTGGCGGCGCTGCAGGCGGCGGAAACCGGGCATCTGGTGTTCTGCACCATGCACACGGCGGACACGATGCAATCTCTGACGCGCATTCTCGAATTCTTCCCGATCGAGCAGCACGAGTTCATCCGCTCATCGCTGGCCAACGGCCTGCGGGCGATCATGGCCCAGCGGCTGCTGCCGGCGGTTGATCCGAAAATGCTGCGCGTGCCGGCGACCGAGGTGCTGCTGGGTGAGGGCATCGTCAAGGAGAAGATCCGCAACGGCGAGGACACCGACCTTCCCGAAGTCATCGCCGGAAACCGCGAGATCGGCATGCGCTCGTTCAACCACTCGCTTGCGGAACTGGTCGAGAACAACATGGTGTTCACGGATATCGCGATGGAGTACGCCCCGAACAAGGAGCAGCTCATCGGCAGCCTGCGCGGCATCAAAACGTCGTCGCAGTCGATGGTCCATCGCATCAAGAAGGCGGGCAATGTGTAG
- the smc_5 gene encoding Chromosome partition protein Smc yields the protein MAQAAVVGLDRIAALGRAAAESRRRSAADAGALDDVFRQTLARGGAPVSEAVRQELDVLLAPAGRAGAAQPAAPPPAESPAPSGSVQSLMRERAALELRVTTEKTRADELDRRLASELTERKQAEQVLSVQRSTLTEMQGERSKLLDDIGRLESQLRVQINEHEQLQVTYDKLKNARQSVNTQATQQADLINQLRDENEKLRAQVEAALRERDTKVEAAEVETVAAEGRTAEAAFKELWAKFHTELPEVFVETHTPTHQTFEEIGDALVELIRAFAVMEAHIHGMLRDLRQVGERTDKLNTVFINLSKMPKLVETLRDYLVTNARRGNFVNLLRAVQVWSRAFGSGCYKTLVVAPNLMREEMNPKSWAVPKAFTQSEDAALGKYYRDTAQKELPDKIGTLFKKKASDMVYEDYDQLFKRQK from the coding sequence ATGGCACAGGCGGCGGTAGTGGGGCTGGATCGCATCGCGGCGCTCGGCCGAGCAGCGGCCGAGTCGCGCCGGCGGTCTGCGGCGGACGCTGGCGCGCTGGACGACGTATTCCGGCAAACGCTGGCGCGCGGCGGTGCGCCGGTTTCCGAGGCCGTGCGGCAGGAGTTGGACGTGTTGCTGGCGCCGGCGGGGCGGGCGGGCGCTGCACAGCCGGCCGCGCCGCCGCCGGCCGAGTCACCGGCTCCGTCCGGGTCGGTGCAGTCGCTGATGCGTGAGCGCGCTGCGCTGGAGCTGAGAGTCACCACGGAAAAGACGCGCGCCGACGAACTGGACCGCCGGCTGGCGTCCGAGTTGACCGAGCGCAAGCAGGCGGAGCAGGTGCTCTCCGTGCAGCGCTCGACGCTGACGGAGATGCAGGGCGAGCGCTCGAAGCTGCTGGACGACATCGGCCGGCTGGAGAGCCAGTTGCGCGTGCAGATCAACGAGCACGAGCAGCTTCAGGTCACTTACGACAAGCTGAAGAACGCGAGGCAATCGGTGAACACACAGGCGACGCAGCAGGCCGACCTGATCAACCAACTGCGCGACGAAAACGAGAAACTGCGGGCCCAGGTGGAGGCTGCGCTGCGCGAGCGCGACACCAAGGTCGAGGCGGCCGAGGTGGAGACGGTCGCGGCCGAGGGCCGCACCGCCGAGGCGGCGTTCAAGGAGCTGTGGGCGAAGTTTCACACCGAATTGCCCGAGGTGTTCGTCGAGACGCACACCCCCACGCACCAGACATTCGAGGAGATCGGCGACGCCCTGGTCGAGCTGATTCGCGCCTTCGCGGTCATGGAGGCGCACATTCACGGCATGTTGCGCGACCTGCGGCAGGTGGGCGAGCGCACCGACAAGCTCAACACGGTCTTCATCAACCTGAGCAAGATGCCCAAGCTGGTCGAGACGCTCCGCGACTACCTCGTGACCAACGCCCGCCGCGGGAATTTCGTAAACCTCCTGCGGGCGGTGCAGGTCTGGTCGCGGGCGTTCGGCAGCGGCTGCTACAAAACGCTGGTCGTGGCGCCGAACCTGATGCGCGAGGAGATGAATCCGAAATCCTGGGCGGTGCCCAAGGCGTTTACCCAATCCGAAGACGCCGCACTGGGCAAGTACTACCGCGACACGGCTCAAAAGGAACTGCCGGACAAGATCGGCACGCTCTTCAAGAAGAAGGCGTCCGATATGGTCTACGAGGACTACGATCAGTTGTTCAAGCGCCAGAAGTAG